From the Desulfovibrio sp. UIB00 genome, one window contains:
- a CDS encoding efflux RND transporter periplasmic adaptor subunit — MNSLAVRAKKMCGAVLCIILCVFCRVLLAAGQGQETPSAPIVEVLASAKGRVDVEGGVIKLAARRDGVITAVMAEEGETVEAGRVLACLDDSLARNRLNLAEQELRHTELQVRRNEIVLRAAQRELERLRPMIKTKAVAMREFDQAGDTLVVAEVDLRSSIAAVEVARARVVVAQNEVNEYRIVAPLDGRIVQRQARPGNGVSTLNVTPLFSFVPNSPLIVRAELDEQYLSQASPGQRVLIVPESDQFHAMSGTVLRIGRVVGQRLPPEDPAEKQDTRVVEVVTTLEADGLLIGQRVVVRFLADGGSSHKD; from the coding sequence ATGAACAGTCTTGCCGTGCGTGCAAAAAAAATGTGCGGAGCCGTGCTGTGCATCATACTGTGCGTGTTCTGTAGGGTTTTGCTGGCAGCCGGTCAGGGGCAGGAAACGCCTTCTGCCCCAATCGTGGAAGTGCTGGCCAGCGCCAAGGGCCGTGTGGATGTGGAAGGTGGCGTGATCAAGCTTGCAGCGCGCAGGGACGGCGTGATCACCGCTGTGATGGCGGAAGAAGGGGAAACTGTAGAGGCTGGTCGTGTGCTGGCTTGTCTGGATGACAGCCTCGCGCGCAACAGGCTGAATCTTGCGGAGCAGGAGTTGAGGCATACAGAGCTTCAGGTGCGGCGTAACGAAATCGTGTTGCGGGCGGCGCAGAGGGAGCTGGAACGTCTGCGCCCCATGATCAAAACCAAGGCTGTAGCCATGCGAGAATTTGATCAGGCCGGGGATACCCTTGTAGTCGCTGAAGTCGATCTGCGCAGCAGTATTGCCGCAGTGGAGGTGGCCCGTGCCCGCGTAGTGGTCGCGCAGAATGAAGTCAACGAGTACAGGATTGTTGCGCCGCTTGATGGCCGCATTGTGCAGCGGCAGGCGCGTCCGGGGAATGGGGTGAGTACCCTGAATGTGACCCCCCTGTTCAGCTTTGTGCCCAATAGCCCGTTGATTGTTCGGGCGGAACTGGACGAGCAGTATCTGTCGCAAGCCTCGCCGGGGCAGCGGGTGCTTATTGTGCCAGAGAGCGATCAGTTTCACGCGATGAGCGGTACTGTGCTGCGCATAGGCCGGGTTGTGGGCCAGCGGCTGCCACCGGAAGATCCGGCGGAAAAGCAAGACACAAGGGTTGTAGAAGTGGTGACGACCCTTGAGGCGGACGGCCTGCTGATCGGGCAAAGGGTTGTTGTGCGGTTCCTTGCGGACGGCGGGAGCAGCCACAAGGACTGA
- a CDS encoding polysaccharide deacetylase family protein, with protein MRFFFKQICLAACFFAIGLAAQSAQARVVEGNAIMDQPMRENLCALTFDDGPSINTPHLLDMLGEYGIPATFFMLGNQAERHPDIVKRVIAEGHEVGNHSYSHPNLRVVSLARKEEELRRTDTILRNLGASPQFMRPPYGSYDASTEKVAASLGLSLMLWSMDSRDWQRLPDNYATLRNNRGTVYAPGTLRGIFLFHDSHKRTVDDLPRIIRDLRAGGCQRFVTVTDYLEGLMDPEPGLLMTRVKRGAPGMDEPPMVARHQVEGVHQSEELPPHSFPAGSADIPLARSSTPWQLVESPSPEMTGQAALPGTAAHPAQDAPQPTGSSAVQPREGSALSPAQAPAS; from the coding sequence ATGAGATTTTTTTTCAAGCAGATATGCCTGGCGGCCTGTTTTTTTGCAATTGGGCTTGCTGCCCAGTCGGCGCAGGCGCGTGTGGTCGAAGGCAACGCCATCATGGATCAACCCATGCGGGAGAACCTGTGCGCCCTTACCTTTGATGACGGCCCGTCGATAAACACGCCGCATCTGCTGGATATGCTGGGAGAATACGGCATCCCCGCCACGTTTTTCATGTTGGGCAACCAGGCCGAGCGCCATCCCGATATTGTAAAGCGCGTCATTGCCGAGGGGCATGAAGTGGGCAACCACTCCTATTCGCACCCCAATCTGCGCGTGGTCAGCCTTGCCCGCAAGGAAGAAGAGCTGCGCCGCACAGATACCATATTGCGCAACCTTGGGGCCTCGCCCCAGTTCATGCGCCCCCCCTATGGCTCGTATGACGCCTCTACTGAAAAGGTTGCGGCCAGCCTTGGGCTTTCCCTCATGCTCTGGTCCATGGACAGCCGCGACTGGCAGCGCCTGCCAGACAATTACGCCACCCTGCGCAACAACAGGGGCACAGTCTACGCGCCGGGTACCCTGCGCGGTATCTTTTTATTCCACGATTCGCACAAACGCACTGTGGACGACCTGCCGCGCATCATTCGTGATCTGCGCGCTGGTGGTTGTCAGCGCTTTGTGACCGTGACCGACTATCTTGAGGGGCTTATGGATCCAGAACCCGGCCTGCTCATGACGCGCGTCAAGCGCGGCGCGCCCGGCATGGATGAGCCCCCCATGGTTGCCCGGCATCAGGTTGAAGGCGTGCATCAGTCAGAAGAACTGCCGCCGCACAGCTTCCCTGCCGGTTCGGCTGATATCCCTCTTGCGCGCAGCAGCACCCCCTGGCAACTGGTGGAGAGTCCAAGCCCGGAAATGACAGGTCAGGCCGCATTGCCCGGCACTGCCGCGCACCCGGCG
- a CDS encoding ABC transporter ATP-binding protein: MSNIPTLQAMDISKSFVSGSISQQVIKQSSLDVFSGELTLLVGPSGSGKSTMLSMLSGLLHPDTGMVMALGTNLWSLGEKELDMFRLEHCGFIFQGFNLFGSLSALDNVILPLQYMGIQGEEARDRARLALEEVGLGGRCHLRPIELSGGEKQRVAIARALVKRPQMIFADEPTSALDKANSEIVITLLQSIAGQHNATVLGVTHDPRLLSHADRVIHLEDGILKQDHRNP, encoded by the coding sequence GTGTCCAACATCCCCACATTACAGGCCATGGACATATCAAAGAGCTTTGTCAGCGGCAGTATTTCACAGCAAGTAATCAAACAGAGTTCGCTCGATGTGTTCTCAGGTGAACTCACCCTGCTTGTGGGACCGTCCGGTTCAGGAAAAAGCACCATGCTCTCTATGCTGTCTGGCCTGCTGCACCCAGATACCGGGATGGTTATGGCTCTTGGCACCAATTTGTGGAGCCTGGGAGAAAAGGAACTGGATATGTTTCGTCTGGAACATTGCGGATTCATCTTCCAGGGCTTCAATCTTTTCGGCTCATTAAGCGCATTGGATAACGTAATCCTGCCCCTCCAGTATATGGGCATTCAGGGGGAGGAGGCCAGAGACAGGGCGAGGCTGGCTCTGGAAGAAGTTGGCCTTGGGGGACGTTGCCATTTACGGCCCATTGAACTTTCTGGCGGCGAAAAACAGCGTGTTGCCATAGCCCGCGCGCTTGTCAAAAGGCCACAGATGATTTTTGCCGATGAACCAACTTCCGCTCTTGATAAGGCCAACAGCGAAATTGTTATAACCCTGCTTCAAAGTATTGCCGGACAGCACAACGCAACCGTGCTGGGCGTCACGCATGACCCGCGCCTGCTTTCCCACGCCGACAGGGTTATTCATCTTGAAGACGGCATTTTAAAGCAGGATCACCGTAATCCTTAA